The genomic region CTCCTTGGCCTGCTTCAGTGCTTCAGCCGCGTCGACGCCTGCCGGGCCCAGGCTTGAGCGGAATGAGGCATACCAGTACGTCCTCCCGCCGGACGCGGGCGTGATGCCGAACAGTTGTCCCCGTCCCCAGTATTCCCCGCCGGCGTCGGCCTGGACGGGCACCGGAAGGACACCGCGCAGCGCCAGGTACGGCGTCAGCCTTGCCTGCGACCTGGCGCCCCAGAAGGAGCGGCGCACCACGCTGTGGACGCCGTCGGCCCCCACCAGCAGGCCTGACGCCAGCGGTCCGGTAGCGGGGATGTCGTCCACCCTGCCCTCGGCGCGGCGCACGGATGCGGGCACGACGGCTTCGAGGATCCGCAGGAGATCCACCCGGGAGACGCCCAGGACCCCGCGGACCTCGGGTGCCACCAGGGCTGTGCCCGTGGCGTCACGCAGGGCCATCCCGCCGAAGGTCGTGCCCGCCTCCCTGATCTGCGGCAGGACCCCCAGGACCGCCAGCGCCGCCTGGGCCTCCGGCCACATGGCCAGCGACGTCTCCACCGCCGGCACACCGGGCCGCTGCTCGTGGATGGTCACGGCGAAGCGCTCCGGATCCAGGCCGGCCGCGAGCGCGAGGCCGGCAATGCCGCCGCCGATGATGGTTATGGCTTCCATGGACCGATGTTAAGCCCGACGGCGGGACGCCGGGAGGGCGGGACGCCGGGAGAGCGGGACGCCCCAGCGCGGGCGGCCGGGGACTTAGGCCGACGGCCAGCCGGTGTAGGCCTCGGCAAGG from Arthrobacter globiformis harbors:
- a CDS encoding FAD-dependent monooxygenase, whose amino-acid sequence is MEAITIIGGGIAGLALAAGLDPERFAVTIHEQRPGVPAVETSLAMWPEAQAALAVLGVLPQIREAGTTFGGMALRDATGTALVAPEVRGVLGVSRVDLLRILEAVVPASVRRAEGRVDDIPATGPLASGLLVGADGVHSVVRRSFWGARSQARLTPYLALRGVLPVPVQADAGGEYWGRGQLFGITPASGGRTYWYASFRSSLGPAGVDAAEALKQAKERFAGSAPAVRAVLEQATPDATLAQRIWTTPNLGSFVRPGAVLAGDAAHGMTPNLGRGACEALVDAVTLAELLNTRPLEDALKAYNRQRALKTQLLGLASSAMAGVALAERAQPLRDGLLRLASR